One region of bacterium genomic DNA includes:
- a CDS encoding nucleotidyltransferase domain-containing protein: MNERDKSLILDFKRGISHEISQHIRRLIVFGSRVEGKAKEDSDLDLLALVDEKTPEIEKELEDIAYQVMWDYDFKPIISLKVFEESCFYNALKKGFSFYQYVEKEGVPI, encoded by the coding sequence ATGAATGAAAGGGATAAGTCATTGATATTAGATTTTAAAAGAGGTATTTCCCATGAGATTTCACAACATATTAGGCGACTGATTGTGTTTGGTTCAAGGGTTGAAGGAAAGGCAAAAGAAGACTCAGACCTTGACCTATTGGCGTTGGTAGATGAGAAAACCCCTGAGATTGAAAAGGAACTGGAGGATATTGCCTATCAGGTTATGTGGGATTATGACTTCAAACCTATCATATCCCTTAAAGTATTTGAGGAATCTTGTTTTTACAATGCACTTAAAAAAGGATTTTCTTTCTATCAATATGTTGAGAAAGAGGGGGTTCCTATATGA
- a CDS encoding CRISPR-associated endonuclease Cas6, producing GTPMLGFLGDFLVNFEIPDYWGIGKSVSRGFGTMVRQKTDKEERGE from the coding sequence AGGCACGCCGATGCTTGGGTTTTTGGGAGATTTTTTAGTCAACTTTGAGATTCCTGACTACTGGGGCATTGGCAAATCAGTGTCACGCGGGTTTGGAACAATGGTAAGGCAGAAAACAGACAAAGAGGAAAGAGGTGAATGA
- a CDS encoding HEPN domain-containing protein, translating to MTEQVKRLIEKSEHAIEVAEELIKDGYPSDAASKIYYSMFYAAQALLKSEGIDVVKHSAVESALGYYFAKPGRIDSKYHRMLINARKIREIADYDIQEEIVEPTASLKIEEGKTFLSAIKHLLGI from the coding sequence ATGACAGAGCAAGTAAAAAGGCTTATTGAGAAATCAGAACACGCAATTGAGGTAGCTGAAGAATTAATCAAAGACGGTTATCCATCAGATGCGGCCAGTAAAATCTATTACTCTATGTTTTATGCCGCACAGGCTCTCTTGAAATCTGAAGGGATTGATGTGGTAAAGCATTCTGCAGTTGAGTCAGCTTTGGGATATTATTTTGCAAAGCCGGGCAGGATTGATTCTAAGTATCACAGGATGTTGATAAATGCAAGAAAGATTAGAGAAATTGCTGATTATGATATTCAGGAAGAAATTGTAGAACCAACAGCATCACTTAAGATAGAGGAGGGTAAGACCTTCCTCTCTGCCATTAAACATCTTCTTGGAATTTAA